From Bdellovibrionota bacterium, one genomic window encodes:
- a CDS encoding helix-turn-helix transcriptional regulator encodes MNAFSKLDGRQKVSVLIILMAAVALWAVDAIDDLSHGSSWGHLAIEGIIISFAAFWIITVAVRYFVSKKENVEIRADLANVRKSLEDYRKETQHLVKGLSLKIDEQLEKWEMTKAEKEIALLLLKGFANKEIADIRGTSEKTVTQQITAVYTKSGLRNRSEFAAFFLEDLLLPDNQNA; translated from the coding sequence ATGAACGCGTTCTCAAAACTGGATGGACGGCAGAAAGTGTCCGTTCTAATAATTTTAATGGCTGCTGTCGCATTATGGGCCGTTGATGCAATCGATGATTTGTCTCACGGATCGAGCTGGGGCCACCTAGCTATTGAAGGTATAATTATATCTTTTGCTGCATTTTGGATCATCACTGTTGCCGTTAGATATTTTGTTTCAAAAAAAGAAAATGTAGAAATACGCGCAGACCTTGCAAATGTAAGAAAAAGCTTAGAAGACTACCGCAAAGAAACCCAGCATCTTGTTAAAGGTCTAAGTCTCAAAATAGATGAACAGCTTGAAAAGTGGGAAATGACAAAAGCAGAAAAAGAAATAGCCTTACTTCTCTTAAAGGGCTTCGCAAATAAAGAAATAGCAGACATTCGTGGAACTTCAGAAAAAACCGTAACCCAGCAGATTACAGCGGTATATACAAAGTCAGGTTTACGTAACCGCTCAGAGTTCGCCGCATTTTTCCTAGAAGATTTGCTACTTCCAGACAACCAAAACGCGTAA
- a CDS encoding KOW motif domain-containing protein: protein MKLKIKKGATVQVIAGSDKGKSGKVLEIKTAPLKIKVQGVKVQTHFDKKEGLLKKEGFFDYSNVKLVAASEKVTKKKAKKKASKNA, encoded by the coding sequence GTGAAGCTTAAGATTAAAAAAGGAGCTACGGTACAAGTTATTGCTGGTTCTGATAAAGGTAAGAGCGGAAAAGTTTTAGAAATCAAAACTGCTCCATTAAAAATTAAAGTTCAAGGCGTTAAAGTTCAAACTCACTTTGATAAAAAAGAAGGACTTCTTAAGAAAGAAGGATTCTTTGATTATTCAAACGTAAAATTAGTTGCAGCATCTGAAAAAGTAACTAAGAAAAAAGCTAAAAAGAAAGCTTCTAAAAACGCATAA
- the rpmB gene encoding 50S ribosomal protein L28: protein MPRCELTQKGPVVSNLVSHSNIKTKSISQPNIQYKKLHSQALNQSFTLKIATSTLRTIEHRGTFDGYLLSRDNKDLSKKALDIKKRIKAKLSGKKVKAKGAASEA, encoded by the coding sequence ATGCCACGTTGTGAATTAACTCAAAAAGGGCCTGTTGTTAGCAACTTAGTGTCGCACTCGAACATTAAGACAAAATCGATCAGCCAGCCGAACATTCAATACAAAAAACTTCATAGCCAAGCTTTGAACCAATCATTCACTTTGAAGATTGCAACAAGCACTTTGAGAACAATCGAGCACAGAGGCACGTTTGACGGATATCTTTTAAGCCGTGATAACAAAGACCTTTCTAAAAAAGCTCTCGATATCAAAAAAAGAATTAAAGCTAAATTATCTGGGAAAAAAGTAAAAGCTAAAGGAGCGGCAAGTGAAGCTTAA
- a CDS encoding 3-oxoacyl-[acyl-carrier-protein] synthase III C-terminal domain-containing protein has protein sequence MSKILCVSTVQPGFEYTTAEIVKAADELWLSHINPDMRRIALKIFAGADIQKRQSAFPLETVFASISFEEKNNLYIKAAIDMAERALKKALADSGTRPEELDFIVTTSCTGFMIPSVDAYLIDKLGLNRNIKRLPVTEMGCAAGVSALMYANDYLKAHPNSKAAVVSVELPSITFQKDDFSMENLVSTAIFADGAAAVILGRDDSRVAPVIVDTDMYHFANTTHLMGYELRNSGLKIVLDRDVPDTIQEHFPKLFLPFLERNNLKVEDIHNYMFHPGGKKIINRVEEYITQFGKDISDSKAVLKERGNLSSATILHILERILMKPHNAGELGYMLAFGPGFSGQSILLKWE, from the coding sequence ATGTCTAAAATACTATGTGTCTCAACAGTGCAACCAGGTTTTGAATATACAACTGCAGAAATTGTAAAGGCGGCGGATGAACTTTGGCTAAGTCATATCAATCCCGATATGAGACGTATTGCTTTAAAAATATTTGCAGGTGCAGATATCCAAAAGCGCCAGTCGGCATTTCCTCTCGAAACAGTTTTTGCTAGCATCAGTTTTGAAGAAAAAAATAATCTGTACATTAAAGCAGCAATAGATATGGCAGAGCGTGCACTAAAAAAAGCACTAGCTGATAGCGGTACTCGACCAGAGGAGTTGGACTTTATTGTTACCACAAGTTGCACGGGATTTATGATTCCATCAGTTGATGCTTATCTCATTGATAAGTTGGGTTTGAATAGAAACATTAAACGCCTTCCTGTAACAGAAATGGGATGTGCGGCAGGAGTTTCGGCTCTTATGTATGCAAATGATTATTTAAAAGCACATCCCAATTCTAAGGCTGCAGTTGTCTCTGTTGAATTACCAAGTATCACATTCCAAAAAGATGACTTTTCTATGGAGAACCTTGTTAGCACAGCGATTTTTGCGGATGGTGCGGCCGCAGTTATCTTGGGAAGGGATGATAGTAGAGTTGCTCCCGTAATTGTGGATACAGATATGTATCACTTTGCAAATACAACTCATCTTATGGGATATGAGTTGAGAAACTCAGGTCTTAAAATTGTACTTGATCGTGATGTCCCAGATACCATTCAAGAACACTTTCCAAAGCTGTTTCTTCCATTCTTAGAAAGAAATAATTTAAAAGTCGAAGATATTCATAATTATATGTTCCATCCGGGCGGTAAAAAAATCATCAATCGAGTTGAGGAATACATTACTCAATTTGGAAAAGACATTTCCGACTCAAAAGCAGTTCTGAAAGAAAGAGGTAATCTCTCGAGTGCTACGATTCTGCATATTTTAGAACGCATACTTATGAAACCTCACAACGCTGGAGAACTTGGATATATGCTTGCTTTTGGTCCCGGCTTTTCAGGGCAAAGTATCTTACTTAAGTGGGAGTAG
- the rpsR gene encoding 30S ribosomal protein S18, with amino-acid sequence MLKKGSGKTKFRSEYPVDFKFDFKDASTISKFIIEGAKIIPSRISKLSSMQQRAVANAVKRARNIALLPLGADAYDKMHYPEPISPKPFKID; translated from the coding sequence TTGCTTAAAAAAGGTTCTGGAAAAACAAAATTTAGATCTGAATACCCAGTCGACTTTAAATTTGATTTTAAAGACGCTTCAACTATTTCAAAGTTCATCATTGAAGGTGCTAAAATCATCCCTTCAAGGATCAGCAAACTTAGCTCTATGCAACAAAGAGCAGTAGCTAACGCTGTGAAAAGAGCTAGAAATATCGCTTTATTGCCACTTGGTGCTGATGCTTACGATAAAATGCATTATCCAGAACCAATCAGCCCAAAGCCTTTCAAAATCGACTAA